A stretch of DNA from Spirosoma endbachense:
GGAAAATGCAGCAGACTTGCTGGAAGGGGTCCAGCCGGGGCTGCATGTAGTTTTGTAGTTCAAAAAGAGTGATAATGTCATCATTGCTATCTACTGTTTCCTGATCAGAACTCAACGCATCGCAGAGCTTATCGGCAAACGGTGAGTTCCCGTTTTCGAGCGTAACATTCATATAACTGTCTTTTGCCTTCTGGTCATAGGCCGTAGAGGTGAAGATCTGCCTGGCTTTGTAGCCGATAAATGCATTGAACTCTTCCTTGTTTACCTGTCGACTAACCCGCGATCCGGCTATTGCACGCTCAGTACCTGACGCAATAGCCGTGTGGGTTTCCAATTCTAGGGTTTTACTATCAGATCGTTTAAGGGTAATTGGACGAGTAAATTTCATGGCAGCCTGCTGAAACATACCTGCATAGCAGCAGTCCAGAACCAGCAGCAGTTGAGAAAAAGGTAGGTCGGCCAGATTGTGGGCTATTTCTTCCATGGAAATGGCCAGATCTGGGGCCTCTCCATTGTCGGTGGATACTACATCGACCGGAAGTAGGTAGCCCTGTTCAGTATCAGACTGGTTTACGTTGTATTCCTGCGCTGTCATTCCATGACCTGCGTAGTATATGACTACCTGGGCATCGGAAGGCAGGGATTTAAGGTCTTCGATAAATACGTTACGAAACTGATTTGCTGTCGGATTAGGAATACACACGACCGTAAAATTGTACCTTTCCTTTAATATCAACGCTAGTCGGTTGATATCATTGATGGGTGTTGATAGTTTCGGAATTCTGCTATCCTGATAGTCCTGAACTCCTAGCAGATAAGCGTGGCGGTTAGGAAACATACACGACAGGTTTAAGGTTGAATGGGCTCAAATTTTCTGCGCAATTCATCCGTTAATGGAGCTACTTTGCCGCTTTGAAGTAGCCGCAGTATTTTTCGGGGCGGTATGACGGTATAAAGTCCTGTTGGATCGGCGAGACGGATGTTTTTATCATCGGTCATGGTCAGATCGAATGCGCCATTCACCGGGCGACTCAGGACCGTCTCCCGAAGTATTTTGTCGTAACCCACCAGTGTTCGCTGGCGTGACAGTTCGGAATACACCACAAAAAACAGGGTCTCTCCGTCGTCATAAACGGGTGATTCCAGAGCCCCCTTGCTTAGTTTATTCGTTATGAGTGTACCGTCCTGATCCTGCTGGGTACGATTTGTCGAATACGTGTCGGTGCTACTGTAAACGATCTGATCACCAATGATATACAGGGTATTTGCTGCCGGAAGCTGCGTTGGGTCATATAAGTTGCTTACGAGGCCATCAGCCCCAAGTTCATAGTATTTTATCATATTGTTTCCCCCAGTCAGCGTGACTAGCTGTTGGCTGTTGGGGTGAAATCTTGCCGTAATCGTGGGCTCAAAAGATATCGTTTCTTTGGCAGGACCCAGCCCTTCTGATCTAACCTGCCAGAGTGAATCAATGGCACTCCCGAAAAAGTCGACGAACAGCCATTTTGAATTCGGTGAAAACTGGCAATCTGTAGCTTTAAAACGTTCAGTAAATGTGTGAATAACGCGAAAGCCGGTGTTGTCCAGCATCCGTAATTGACCAGAGCGTTTTTTATCAGAAAAAAGAGCCATTCTGCTGTCTGGCGAGAAAATGGCGTTTTCGAACGATTCCGATAATCCGCTTACCCGATTAAAGTGACCAAATCGGTCAGATTCCCATAACTCGGCGGGCTTGGCAGAATCGCGGGGGCGCAGGACGACATACCGACCATTCGACGCCATTGATCCAGTCCTGAAATCACCCCAGAAGATCGTCTCACATTGTGCCAGCCACCAGTCCTGTATCGAATACAGAACAATATGTGGCTTGTCCGCCAAATGCTGGACCATCAGGTAGTTATCGCCCACGAAGAAAACGTTAGTTGCTTTGGTTCGATAATGGCATGCGGGGGGCAGAATTAGCTGCTGCGTTTTCAAATCGATGGTCAGGGACGTTGTCGAATAAGGGTCGGCTTCATTCAGCATATCCATCGTAATCTGTTCTCCTGCAAACCGGGTCGATAGAGGAGACCCACTGATGGACAGCATGTAATACAGATCACTGTTTACCTTTCGCCAGATAATGTTCAGTCCTTTCCTGCCTCCACCATGGATCACGATATAGTGGTTATCGGGAGAGAACCAGATAGAGCCCTGGTCGGTAAATCCTTTAAGGCCAATGAGTTCGGTGTCGGTTACCTGGTAGATGCTGTCTATTTTAACCGTAGCCCCGCCCTTATTTAGCTTTAACTGAAGGGCCAGTATCTGGCCATCGGACGAAAGGCGTGGTAAATTGTCAAATTGATTAATAAATGTGTGAATAGGAATTAGATGGTCACCATCGGTTCGCCAGAGAATAACCGAATTGGATGAATCCCGCTTTTCCTCAGAATTAGTGTCATAGTAGAAATAAGTATAATAAGTGAAGAGGAGATGATGGGCGGCAATAAAATGATAGCCTCCTGGCTCCTTTTTTCCTATTGGGAGGGACGCCTGAAATCCTTTTATTGGCTGATAAGGAGGCACAGTCAGTTGCCGAAAAACAGAATCGACTTGCTGCTGGAGTTTTTGCGGAAGCGAATCTGACCTGACCGTATCGTTTTCTGACGCAAATTCATTGGATGACAGGCGCCTTGTTCTGTTTGTCTGATAGAGTCCCTGCTCAGAATTAGCAACCACCTCACTGATGATCCGGAGCACGGCAGCTTCGTTGCGGCTTGTGCTGTCGTAGGTATTCCGCAGAAATTCGAGCAGGCGTAGACTTTGAGTCAGATTGGTATCCGCTATGTTTCTGGCTTGCTGCAACCCTGCCTGAAAGGCAAGACGGACAGAATTAGCCCGAAGTTGGACGGCATTGTCCTGAAGTTGTTTACTATTTTTTTGCTGGGCATTCTGCATTTTATCCGACATGCCGGATGCTCCCAGGCTTTTTGCCAGCAGAAACGCCGAATAGGCAGCCGTGTATTGACGTTGCCGCATGAATGCGTCTCCTTGTTTTACCCAATAGCTCCTTGTTTCGGTCGTAGATACGATAGACTTTTTTTGGGAAGCCAATTTTAGAGGTGCACGTATTATCTGTCCAACTAAGCTATAACAACAGAATAGCAGAGCCAAACTGAGTGATATATAACGTCTGTACATGGATAGATAGGTTTAGGGAGCTTGTCTTGGGCATTTTTACAAACTAAAATACGATCACGGCCATCACCCCTGGTCATTTAGGGTGATAGCCGTAATAATCAAAATCCGGTCAGTGAATTGTTGCGCTGGCTGGCTTTTGAATCGTGCGGATCTGTTTTACAAATTGATAGGCCAAATCCAGAAAGCCAGCATCATTCGGATGCGTTTCGTCGTGCCAGTAGGTTGGTTTGGCCACAATGTGGCGCAGATCCAAATATGTTACCATGTCATCGAATTTGTCGGCTGCGGTTTTGAGCCGCTCATTAAACTCATCGATTACCAGGTTCAACAAGTCCTGCTGTACCTGTGGGCTGGAGATTCCCTTTCTGGTAAGTTCTGGGGCCAGCCAGTTCCGCTCTTCCGATACCGCGTTGACCGACCGGATATAATCATAACCATGTGCAATGATATACACGTTGGATTTTTCTCGCCGGATGACCTCGAACAGCGACTCATATTGAACCTGCATGGCATCAAGAGTTTGAAAAAACTCGTCGGTCAGCCACTGGCGCGGATTTGTCTGCGGCAAATCGGTTATGTCAAGAATGAACCGATCAGGAAACTGATCCATGAGGTCATTTAACCCACCGCTAAACAATAAAAACTGAGCGTCGGATTCGTCAATAGCCTGCAAAACGTCGTTTGGCTCAATGGTTTGGAGCGTGTTATCCGTCGAAGCAAGGCTATACACCAGATATCCATTGCTTAAACAGTCGACAATATCGCGAATCAGAAAGGGATACTGAAACCACGAATCGCCACTAGCGACGACCCGTGCCCGATTTGGGTAAACCGTTCGGTTTTCTTGAAACTGCCGGTTTCGAATGGATTGTGATACTCGACTGGCCAACGCCAAGGAGATATCTTCACCCAGGCCTTTCTGGCCATCCTGCTGGTTGATCCAGTATTGCTGAAGTTGAGGTTTGACCTGTAGAGTAGGCGATTGATTGGTGCTGGTCGTAAAATATAAACCCAGCGCACAATCGGCCAGCGCATCATCGGCAACTGTATCTGGTTGCGGACTGATCATCGCATGGAGATCATACTTACTAATTTTGTTGTACGCGGGGTTTTCCCAGCGCAGGTTGATCGATTGTGTCCACCAGGTAGGTAGAGCCACTGCCGTTGATGCACGTGATGCAGCTATGGCCTTCGTTCCTCCGTCCATTCGGTCGGCTAGAGTAGGCGGTGGAGGGAGTTCATCAAATTGCAGAAAATTCAGGGTAGACTCACTCAACACACCCGACGCATTCGCTGATTTGGTGGTAAAAATGAACAGTAATCGCTCGTCTACGGCGGGCCAATTATAGTCGTGTACAACGTTTTCTCCTGCCGAGGATATCGGAATCGAAATTCGCGTTGAATTATCGGCTCCTTCATAGGCATTCTGACCGATAATAACCACTTGATTTGGTACCAGTTCCGTATTTGTGTCCAGAAACTGGAGCCACGAACCAATGCCGTGTGTCAGGTAAACGACAGTGCAATACAATAACTGGTTTGTAGTGTTGGTAACTCGAACAACGACCTCATTCGTATGCGTTTCATCTCGTTCGATCAGCGTGATAGGCACAATAGGGCCATTATGGGCAACAGATGAACTGCCTTCCGGCACAACCTCGATTTTAACCCCTGGCCCAGTGGCTACCGGATTTTTTAAGGTTTTCAGATACGTCCAGCGGGAGAACTGACGAATATAATTTCCGAGTTTTTGATTGACATTTTTATCGGTAAACATGACCGGACTAACCAATGGCCGGAATTCATTGTCGGGCTGGTCTTCGGTGTTGGGAAGGGTTAAAAAATACCAGCCATTACGGGCATAAAGCGCATAATCAGCCGCCGATTCGTCTTCTTCGGGCACATAGCAGCTGCCCGCTCCGGCCATCAGATTGGTGATCATTTTTGCCTGCTCGGCCGGAGAACCATTTCGGCTGGAAAAGAAAATTCGCAGGGGTTTGCTCATCAACCCAGGCACATCGACGCGATAGACGATTGCTGGATCAGGCTGAACCGATACCGCTGAGTCTATTGACAAGCGTGCATAATCTAACCCTACTTCCGAGACGGGTGCAGTTAGTAACGGTTGCCCTATAGACGTTAGCAACTTAACTTCCTGGCCAGGTTGTAGCCCATGTAAAGCCCCGACGTTCAGATACCACCCACCTTGAGTTTCATTTTTACTTTGGCTAAACTGTGCCTGAACGGCGGGCAATTCAGTATTAACAGAACGGTTCAGAAAGGGGCTTCGCTTGAGTTTTTCGGGAATGCTGCCTGATGCGAACAGTTGGGGACGCTGGTCATACCCAAAACGCATGTACTGACGTGCGTGATCAATCAGAGATTCGTACGAAACGGCCCCACTATTAGCCTGTAATACAGACAACAGATTTTTAGTGAACACGCCTTCATTTTCTACCTCTAATGCCTTTTCGTCGGCTGCACAGGCCGACATTTGTATATGTATTGGCTCTGGAAGCCATTCCGGCATTGGCTGAGAATGAGCCTGCTCTTCAGAAATTTGACTGCTGAAAAGAAAAGCAGTCCAGGGGCGAAGCGGAAAAATATCTTGAATACTGCGTTGACGCGTGTCTTGTGCGTCCAGGTCGAGGAGGCTTCTTGTGTTATCGCCAGAATGACAACAATCAAATATGGCAACGGTATGCACTTTCCCTTCCTGGGCGACTTCATGAAGCAGGTACCGTAGTTCCTTGTCGGCCAGCAAAAAGTCCCAGCTGTTGGTTGTGTCGCCATTATAACAGGCAATACACTCTAAAACTCCACTCGATTCGTCCGACCAGATGGTCGTATCGACTCGTTCGCTGGTACCATGACCCGAAAAATAAAATAGAACTGTATCGCCTGATTTTGCCTGGCCGAGGTGTTCGCGGAAAGCGGTGATTAGTGCGGTTTTTGTCGCTTCACTATCTGTTAATATCTTGATGTGCGTATCAATATCGGTGAGTGTTTTTAGAAAATCAGCTACCTTTTTGACATCATTGACAGGTCCCTGAAGTGGAGAAATGGTATAAGTATTAATACCGACTAATAAGGCATAGGTAACGGTTTTAGAATGAGGGTCTGATTCCTCGGGAGGAATGGAGAGCGGATTCATGAGTGAGTCTAAGGTTAGAGGATAGAAATAACATATTAACTAACTGATAATCTAATTAATAAAGGAAATATAGACTAAAAAAATGAGATGCAATCTTCTTTAGTACGCCTTGTCCCAAATCCGAACATTTTTGGCCAGAATACGATATAATCGGATACATTCAGGCTTCTGAGCTTTCATGGAATTAGTAATAAACAGAAGAGAAGGCTTAAGTTATGTTCCTGATCGTCGCATACATCTAGGGGAAGTTCTCTTGATTGAAGAGCACTGGCACCCAATCCTAAACCACTAGTTTATTCCTCCATCCAATAACAACCAGTTCATGGTCCGGGCAGTCGGGATGGACAGGGCAGGCTTCTGGCGAAACGGATAGCCTATTACTGACTTTCTTTGAGAGCGTTTCATTATGTTAATGCCTGAGAACTTGGGGTCAATATGATGCAACGCTTTTTTGTGCTTGTCTGCGAGGCTAGGTTACTTAATCCAGAGTAGGTGATATTAAATTTCTGGTTCGTATGTAACTTTTTGTGTACTTACTTCATTGGAAACCAGTATCATATAAAAATCAGTAAAATTACTTTACATTAAAAGTGTAGAAAATACTCCTCATTTATTTGGCAATAATTCCACAATGCCCTACTTTTATACAACCTAACTTGGATTTGACCTATTTCTATGACGAAGAAAATGCTCCTGACGGCGCTTATTGCCGTCTCGTTTGGCATCGTTCAAGCCCAGACCGTACCTACCGTAACACAAGACATTTCTACCGTAACAGACAGTAAACCCGCCGTAACCCAAGATTTATCCACCGTAACTTCTAGTCAAAAGTCGTTTTACGAGCAAATTCCGCTCGTAGGTGATCTGATCGGCTTTGCTAAAGAACATCTCTCGATTCGTTATCGCTCGGGAGGGTCCAGCAAACGCGGTTTCGACTGCTCTGGTTTTACCCGGTTCTGCTTCAGCCAATTCGGTATTTCGCTTCCTCATTCCAGTGCTGCCCAGGGTAATGTAGGTCAGGCGGTTGATCAAGCCGATGCAAAACCCGGCGACCTGATTCTTTTTAAAGGACATAGCTCTGGCGGAAGCCACATCGGGCACGTAGGCCTGATTACCGAAGTTGTTGGCGACCGTATCAAATTTATCCACTCCGCCTGGAATGGGGGCGTCCGCTACGATTATCTGCATGCTTCTTACTATCAGCGTCGGTTCGTGGGCGTTCGGCGCGTACTTAATCTCCTGACAAATAAGTAGTGATTGGGCCGTTACCCAATCACTGTTAATCATCCAGTCTCAACGTGGTCCCGGCACCTTGTTGAAGAGCTGCTGCTACTTCGTCGGCATGGCAGATAATTACTTTCGATACGCCATTACCCAGTGCTTTAAAGGCATTATCCAGCTTCGGAATCATACCTTTGTTTATCGATCCAGCAGCTTTATGTTCAGCATAGAGCGAAGGAGTTAGTTCACCAATAACACTATGGTCGTCGGTTGGGTCAGCCAGAACACCTTTTTTCTCAAAACAATAAACCAGGGTAACGGCATTGTGCCCGACCATGTCTACGGCTATGGCAGAAGCCATGGTGTCGGCGTTGGTGTTCAATAAATCGCCTGTTTGGCTATACGTAATCGGGGCAAAAACCGGGGTTAAATTCTGACGCAGAAAAAACTGAATCTGTCCCGAATTCACTTCTTCAATGTCGCCCACCATCCCATAATCAATATCCTTAACCGGGCGTTTTTTCGCCAGAACCGTACCGCCATCGGCACCGGTCAGGCCAATCGCATTGATGTCGAGTGCCTGTAATTTCGCAACAATCTGTTTGTTGACGAGGCCGCCGTAAACCATCGTGACAACATCGAGCATGGGTTGGTCGGTGATCCGTCGCCCTTCGACCATGGTCGTTTGGATGCCTAATTTGTCGGCTACCTGCGTCGCAATTTTTCCTCCGCCATGAATAAGAACTTTCATGCCCGACACAGAAGCAAAGGCGGTCAGGAAACGTTTTAGAGCGGCTGGATCGTCGATCACATTCCCGCCTATTTTGATAACCGTAAGGGTGTTCATAAACACAAGAACGTTGGTTGGTGTCAGACAATAGACTCCCGTCTTAGAAAGTCGAATGTTCAGTTTCCAACGTCTATTTATATACTTTTTAAAATTTCTTTCAGGACTGCCTGCGCCGACCATTCGCGGTTAGCTGCCTGCTCAATGACGAGTGAATGAGGACTATCCAGCACTTCATCCGACACTTTCAGGTTACGTCGAACGGGAAGGCAGTGCATAAATTTGCCATTATTCGTCCGGCGAATATCGTCCATCGTGACTGCCCAGGAGGGATCCTGAGTGAGAACCTGCCCGTAATGCGTATAGGACGACCAGTTTTTACCATAGATGAAGTCGGCGCCATCAAAAGCTTCATCCTGATTATGCATGACACGGGCGTTGCCAACAAATTCAGGAGCGAGTTCGTAGCCTTCGGGATGTGTTACCACAAAATCTACGTTCCCTGATTTGGCGCGGGCATTCATCCACTCACAGAACGAATTGGCGACGGCCTGTGGCAGGGGCTTGAAGTGAGGCAACCAGGTCAACACCACTTTCGGGCGGGCCGGAATCAGACTCGAATTGGCTTTCGCTTCTTCAATGGTGATGCAATCGGCCAATGATTGCAACGGGTGGCGCGTTGCTGATTCCAGATTAACAATCGGGACGTTTGCATAGCGTGCAAACTGGTGCATGACCTGCTCTTTGTAATCTTTATCGCGGTCTTTAAGCTCAGCAAAAGCCCGAATGCCGATCATGTCGCAGTAACGGCCGATCACCGCAGCGGC
This window harbors:
- a CDS encoding WD40 repeat domain-containing protein, producing the protein MRQRQYTAAYSAFLLAKSLGASGMSDKMQNAQQKNSKQLQDNAVQLRANSVRLAFQAGLQQARNIADTNLTQSLRLLEFLRNTYDSTSRNEAAVLRIISEVVANSEQGLYQTNRTRRLSSNEFASENDTVRSDSLPQKLQQQVDSVFRQLTVPPYQPIKGFQASLPIGKKEPGGYHFIAAHHLLFTYYTYFYYDTNSEEKRDSSNSVILWRTDGDHLIPIHTFINQFDNLPRLSSDGQILALQLKLNKGGATVKIDSIYQVTDTELIGLKGFTDQGSIWFSPDNHYIVIHGGGRKGLNIIWRKVNSDLYYMLSISGSPLSTRFAGEQITMDMLNEADPYSTTSLTIDLKTQQLILPPACHYRTKATNVFFVGDNYLMVQHLADKPHIVLYSIQDWWLAQCETIFWGDFRTGSMASNGRYVVLRPRDSAKPAELWESDRFGHFNRVSGLSESFENAIFSPDSRMALFSDKKRSGQLRMLDNTGFRVIHTFTERFKATDCQFSPNSKWLFVDFFGSAIDSLWQVRSEGLGPAKETISFEPTITARFHPNSQQLVTLTGGNNMIKYYELGADGLVSNLYDPTQLPAANTLYIIGDQIVYSSTDTYSTNRTQQDQDGTLITNKLSKGALESPVYDDGETLFFVVYSELSRQRTLVGYDKILRETVLSRPVNGAFDLTMTDDKNIRLADPTGLYTVIPPRKILRLLQSGKVAPLTDELRRKFEPIQP
- a CDS encoding caspase family protein, which codes for MNPLSIPPEESDPHSKTVTYALLVGINTYTISPLQGPVNDVKKVADFLKTLTDIDTHIKILTDSEATKTALITAFREHLGQAKSGDTVLFYFSGHGTSERVDTTIWSDESSGVLECIACYNGDTTNSWDFLLADKELRYLLHEVAQEGKVHTVAIFDCCHSGDNTRSLLDLDAQDTRQRSIQDIFPLRPWTAFLFSSQISEEQAHSQPMPEWLPEPIHIQMSACAADEKALEVENEGVFTKNLLSVLQANSGAVSYESLIDHARQYMRFGYDQRPQLFASGSIPEKLKRSPFLNRSVNTELPAVQAQFSQSKNETQGGWYLNVGALHGLQPGQEVKLLTSIGQPLLTAPVSEVGLDYARLSIDSAVSVQPDPAIVYRVDVPGLMSKPLRIFFSSRNGSPAEQAKMITNLMAGAGSCYVPEEDESAADYALYARNGWYFLTLPNTEDQPDNEFRPLVSPVMFTDKNVNQKLGNYIRQFSRWTYLKTLKNPVATGPGVKIEVVPEGSSSVAHNGPIVPITLIERDETHTNEVVVRVTNTTNQLLYCTVVYLTHGIGSWLQFLDTNTELVPNQVVIIGQNAYEGADNSTRISIPISSAGENVVHDYNWPAVDERLLFIFTTKSANASGVLSESTLNFLQFDELPPPPTLADRMDGGTKAIAASRASTAVALPTWWTQSINLRWENPAYNKISKYDLHAMISPQPDTVADDALADCALGLYFTTSTNQSPTLQVKPQLQQYWINQQDGQKGLGEDISLALASRVSQSIRNRQFQENRTVYPNRARVVASGDSWFQYPFLIRDIVDCLSNGYLVYSLASTDNTLQTIEPNDVLQAIDESDAQFLLFSGGLNDLMDQFPDRFILDITDLPQTNPRQWLTDEFFQTLDAMQVQYESLFEVIRREKSNVYIIAHGYDYIRSVNAVSEERNWLAPELTRKGISSPQVQQDLLNLVIDEFNERLKTAADKFDDMVTYLDLRHIVAKPTYWHDETHPNDAGFLDLAYQFVKQIRTIQKPASATIH
- a CDS encoding C40 family peptidase, with product MTKKMLLTALIAVSFGIVQAQTVPTVTQDISTVTDSKPAVTQDLSTVTSSQKSFYEQIPLVGDLIGFAKEHLSIRYRSGGSSKRGFDCSGFTRFCFSQFGISLPHSSAAQGNVGQAVDQADAKPGDLILFKGHSSGGSHIGHVGLITEVVGDRIKFIHSAWNGGVRYDYLHASYYQRRFVGVRRVLNLLTNK
- the argB gene encoding acetylglutamate kinase, whose product is MNTLTVIKIGGNVIDDPAALKRFLTAFASVSGMKVLIHGGGKIATQVADKLGIQTTMVEGRRITDQPMLDVVTMVYGGLVNKQIVAKLQALDINAIGLTGADGGTVLAKKRPVKDIDYGMVGDIEEVNSGQIQFFLRQNLTPVFAPITYSQTGDLLNTNADTMASAIAVDMVGHNAVTLVYCFEKKGVLADPTDDHSVIGELTPSLYAEHKAAGSINKGMIPKLDNAFKALGNGVSKVIICHADEVAAALQQGAGTTLRLDD
- a CDS encoding N-acetylornithine carbamoyltransferase, with the protein product MTNFLSLADVTDLDALIQSGRDAKANPFADQHLGKNKTIGLIFFNSSLRTRLSTQKAAQNLGMNVMIMNVGQDSWGLEMEEGVLMNGDKAEHVREAAAVIGRYCDMIGIRAFAELKDRDKDYKEQVMHQFARYANVPIVNLESATRHPLQSLADCITIEEAKANSSLIPARPKVVLTWLPHFKPLPQAVANSFCEWMNARAKSGNVDFVVTHPEGYELAPEFVGNARVMHNQDEAFDGADFIYGKNWSSYTHYGQVLTQDPSWAVTMDDIRRTNNGKFMHCLPVRRNLKVSDEVLDSPHSLVIEQAANREWSAQAVLKEILKSI